Proteins encoded in a region of the Elizabethkingia bruuniana genome:
- a CDS encoding SIR2 family NAD-dependent protein deacylase → MKKIVVLSGAGISAESGIKTFRDSNGLWENHKIEDVASPEGFARNPELVLEFYNLRRRQLSEVQPNEAHNILAELQKDFDVHIITQNVDDLHERAGSENIIHLHGELKKARPVNDEESIIPWEGDLNLGDLDENGIQLRPHIVWFGEMVPEMENAATIASTADILLVIGTSLQVYPAASLLHYVPAGCEIFVIDPHLSQNVTNEKNFFKTSATEGMKLFREAIYKR, encoded by the coding sequence ATGAAAAAAATAGTTGTTCTCTCCGGTGCCGGCATCAGTGCTGAAAGCGGTATCAAAACATTCAGAGACTCAAACGGGCTCTGGGAAAATCATAAAATAGAAGATGTAGCAAGTCCTGAAGGTTTTGCCAGAAATCCGGAACTTGTATTGGAGTTTTACAATCTACGCCGGCGTCAGCTCAGTGAGGTTCAACCAAATGAAGCACACAATATTCTGGCCGAGCTTCAGAAAGATTTTGATGTACATATTATTACTCAGAATGTAGATGATCTGCATGAGAGGGCTGGCTCCGAAAACATTATACATTTACATGGAGAATTAAAAAAAGCAAGACCTGTAAATGATGAGGAAAGCATTATTCCATGGGAAGGTGATCTGAATCTGGGTGATCTGGATGAAAACGGAATTCAGCTTCGTCCACACATTGTTTGGTTTGGCGAAATGGTTCCGGAAATGGAAAATGCAGCTACTATAGCTTCTACTGCAGATATCCTGCTGGTAATCGGTACAAGTTTACAAGTATATCCTGCAGCATCACTGCTCCATTATGTTCCGGCGGGCTGTGAAATTTTTGTAATTGATCCACACCTCAGCCAGAACGTTACAAACGAGAAAAATTTCTTTAAAACTTCAGCTACGGAGGGCATGAAATTATTCCGGGAAGCTATCTACAAAAGATAA
- a CDS encoding glycoside hydrolase family 16 protein, giving the protein MKKTILLLLCFPTGSIFAQSAKSGNTLQLLGTRSWIRVNLPVQKDTSSKLYWSTENTKPASPNATINNSEAFYIQNVKPETLYYVWAETPQGLQKQTVRTTKKWTLDTSELRELNTNPSSEAVPQGMKIFWQDEFNDKLLNKNKWTTNYFSSLNYTSEESKKEMLAGQLPQPAYTLNGKFINLYVSDTLPKRSYNPKGGQKISSIQTYDWKSNENLLDNSRGGYFEVKVRRNSSGNPEGTNTAFWFDSPGPDLRYYLEQGTNLNGTEGIRPKGQLFEIDVFEYLNAQFVLHGHVDQKGVFQRNLATHIAEGIDHINKWVTHGILWTPTSIKHYINGKLIKAYTDKHQIYSPNHFMNVFLGSYGAKGQVNMDVDYIRAYNWPLEKGNELPDPGFEDSGSLIPWEGNGTLAPQKGIKNSTAVLLGPEQSIEQYVYLNHSTSYQLELFVKNKGNINVDIDDVTPVSGALSSIKKSEFTGNSNYSKQQIDFMTGKDQAYNMKTIRISVKNTGNSAVLLDDITIKKNK; this is encoded by the coding sequence ATGAAAAAAACGATCTTACTATTATTATGCTTCCCAACCGGAAGCATATTTGCTCAGTCTGCAAAATCGGGAAATACATTGCAGCTACTGGGAACAAGAAGCTGGATACGAGTAAATTTACCTGTTCAAAAAGATACCAGCTCCAAACTGTATTGGTCTACAGAAAATACAAAACCAGCCTCACCCAATGCAACAATCAATAACAGTGAAGCTTTCTACATACAGAATGTAAAACCAGAAACCTTGTATTATGTATGGGCAGAAACACCACAGGGATTACAAAAGCAAACCGTAAGAACTACTAAAAAATGGACTTTAGATACTTCGGAATTAAGAGAATTAAATACCAATCCAAGCTCCGAAGCCGTTCCCCAAGGCATGAAAATTTTCTGGCAGGATGAATTCAATGATAAACTTCTGAATAAAAATAAATGGACCACCAATTACTTCTCTTCTCTCAATTATACTTCAGAAGAATCTAAAAAAGAAATGTTAGCCGGCCAGCTGCCACAACCTGCATACACCCTTAATGGTAAATTTATCAATCTATATGTCAGCGATACTCTTCCCAAACGATCTTATAATCCAAAAGGAGGACAAAAGATATCTTCAATACAAACCTACGATTGGAAAAGCAACGAAAATCTTTTAGACAATAGTCGCGGTGGTTATTTTGAAGTGAAGGTAAGACGAAACAGCAGCGGGAATCCAGAAGGCACTAATACTGCATTCTGGTTCGATTCGCCAGGCCCTGACTTACGTTATTATCTGGAACAGGGCACAAATCTGAACGGTACTGAAGGAATAAGACCTAAAGGACAACTTTTTGAGATCGATGTATTCGAATATCTTAATGCTCAGTTTGTACTTCATGGCCATGTAGACCAAAAAGGTGTTTTTCAGCGCAATCTTGCAACTCATATCGCCGAGGGAATTGATCATATCAATAAATGGGTAACACATGGTATTTTGTGGACACCTACCAGTATCAAGCACTATATTAACGGAAAATTGATTAAAGCTTATACCGACAAGCATCAGATCTACTCTCCCAATCATTTTATGAATGTATTTCTGGGAAGCTACGGTGCCAAAGGACAGGTAAATATGGATGTTGACTATATTCGTGCTTATAACTGGCCATTGGAAAAAGGAAATGAGCTTCCTGATCCCGGCTTTGAGGACAGCGGAAGTCTGATACCTTGGGAAGGAAATGGAACTTTAGCACCACAAAAAGGTATTAAAAATAGTACAGCTGTTCTCCTGGGTCCAGAACAAAGCATTGAACAGTATGTTTATTTAAATCACAGTACTTCTTACCAGCTGGAATTATTCGTTAAAAATAAAGGTAATATAAATGTTGATATTGATGATGTAACACCTGTTTCAGGGGCATTGTCTTCAATTAAAAAATCAGAATTTACAGGAAATAGTAATTACTCTAAACAACAAATTGATTTCATGACAGGAAAAGACCAGGCCTACAATATGAAAACAATACGTATTTCTGTAAAAAACACGGGTAATTCAGCGGTATTACTGGATGACATTACAATTAAAAAAAATAAATAA
- a CDS encoding YdeI/OmpD-associated family protein: MILLTDKIYLLEKFSGKGGWTFVRLPEIPPGQNTPFGWVKVCGTIDGYEIKNYNLQPMGNGRLFLPIKAEIRKKIKKQEGDYVHIILYEDRNPYEIPEELELCLLEEPYVFNIFKAYTDGEKKTITEWIYSAKSEQTKAERIAKVINDIVDKNPRY, encoded by the coding sequence ATGATTCTTTTAACAGATAAAATATATCTTCTGGAAAAATTCAGCGGAAAAGGCGGATGGACTTTTGTAAGGCTCCCTGAAATACCACCAGGCCAAAATACACCATTTGGATGGGTAAAAGTATGCGGAACAATTGACGGTTATGAGATTAAAAATTATAATCTGCAGCCTATGGGAAACGGTCGTTTATTTTTACCAATAAAAGCTGAAATCAGAAAAAAAATAAAAAAACAGGAAGGAGATTATGTTCATATCATACTATATGAGGATCGTAATCCTTATGAAATACCTGAGGAACTAGAGCTCTGCCTTTTGGAAGAGCCTTATGTATTCAATATATTTAAGGCTTATACTGATGGTGAAAAGAAAACAATCACGGAATGGATATATTCTGCAAAATCAGAGCAAACCAAAGCAGAACGGATTGCAAAAGTCATTAATGATATTGTCGATAAAAATCCCCGGTACTAA
- a CDS encoding YggS family pyridoxal phosphate-dependent enzyme, with protein MSIQKNYEEIIQSLPANVKLVAVSKTHPAEAIQEVYNLGQRVFGENKVQEMVAKQPVLPNDIQWHLIGHLQSNKVKYVAEFVDTIESVDSEKLLEEINKQAAKHNRKIKVLLQVKIAEEDSKTGMEVSETKELFLKYLQGHFENIEITGLMGIGTFTDDTEQTKREFLFLKRLFDQLSVQKKLETLSMGMSGDYQLAIECGSTSVRIGSSIFGARDYSI; from the coding sequence ATGTCTATACAGAAAAACTACGAAGAAATCATACAATCCTTGCCTGCAAATGTAAAACTGGTTGCAGTATCCAAAACCCATCCTGCCGAAGCTATTCAGGAAGTTTACAATCTTGGTCAACGGGTTTTTGGGGAAAATAAAGTTCAGGAAATGGTTGCCAAACAGCCTGTACTGCCAAATGATATCCAATGGCATCTGATAGGACATTTGCAAAGTAACAAGGTAAAATATGTTGCTGAATTTGTAGATACAATTGAAAGTGTAGATTCTGAAAAATTACTGGAAGAAATTAATAAACAGGCTGCGAAACACAACCGTAAAATTAAAGTTTTGCTTCAGGTAAAAATAGCTGAAGAAGATTCCAAAACCGGAATGGAGGTTTCGGAAACAAAAGAGCTTTTTCTGAAGTATCTTCAAGGACATTTTGAAAATATAGAAATTACCGGTCTTATGGGTATTGGTACTTTTACTGATGATACAGAGCAAACTAAAAGAGAGTTTTTATTTTTGAAAAGGCTTTTTGATCAGCTTTCTGTACAGAAAAAACTGGAAACACTGTCTATGGGGATGAGCGGCGACTATCAGCTGGCTATTGAATGCGGTTCCACTTCTGTAAGAATAGGTTCTTCTATTTTCGGAGCAAGAGATTACAGTATTTAA
- a CDS encoding VOC family protein, protein MQKLQKISSETNIITWFEIPVNNTQRAKNFYETILNIEMTTQFIAETNETLTFFPYNPEVIQATSGRVTGVLTESENNSPSRSGTIVYINASPDLQSVLDKVQAAGGELLSPVINIKAGLIAFILDSEGNRIGLHSEK, encoded by the coding sequence ATGCAAAAATTACAAAAGATCAGTTCAGAAACGAATATTATTACATGGTTCGAAATCCCTGTAAACAATACTCAGCGTGCTAAAAATTTCTATGAAACAATTCTGAATATTGAGATGACCACTCAATTTATTGCAGAAACCAATGAAACACTTACTTTCTTTCCTTACAATCCGGAAGTAATACAGGCTACATCCGGCAGAGTAACTGGTGTACTCACGGAGTCTGAAAATAATTCTCCGTCCCGTAGTGGAACAATCGTATACATCAATGCAAGTCCCGATCTTCAATCTGTTTTAGATAAGGTTCAGGCTGCAGGCGGGGAGCTTTTATCACCAGTCATAAATATTAAAGCCGGACTTATTGCATTTATACTGGATTCTGAAGGAAACAGAATTGGCCTCCATTCGGAAAAGTAA
- a CDS encoding Crp/Fnr family transcriptional regulator has protein sequence MNLLLQFIRSLTEFSDESWKMLQPALTVKTYKKNELLLQEGQVCNSLFYIEKGYCRSFYDVNGTDKNTEFFFENEIATNVDSFGNGQVSAYNIIACEPLTVIIFDKAKLFQAAQECREIENLGRHCVRLIATKQEKFATLFKLYSAQERLEYIEQKYPEMTRRISLSQLASFLGVARETLSRIRKRRISG, from the coding sequence ATGAATCTTCTTTTACAATTCATCCGCTCCCTTACTGAGTTTTCAGACGAAAGCTGGAAAATGCTGCAGCCTGCGCTTACTGTAAAAACATATAAAAAAAACGAGCTATTGCTACAGGAAGGACAGGTTTGCAATTCTCTTTTTTATATTGAAAAGGGCTATTGCAGAAGCTTTTATGATGTTAACGGAACAGATAAGAACACGGAGTTTTTCTTTGAAAACGAAATCGCCACAAATGTAGACAGCTTTGGTAATGGACAAGTATCCGCCTACAACATTATTGCATGTGAACCGCTAACAGTTATTATTTTTGATAAAGCAAAACTGTTTCAGGCAGCACAGGAATGCAGGGAGATTGAAAATCTTGGCAGGCACTGTGTCCGTTTAATCGCTACAAAACAGGAAAAATTTGCCACTTTATTCAAGCTGTATTCTGCACAGGAACGTCTGGAATATATAGAACAAAAGTATCCTGAAATGACGCGGAGAATATCACTCTCACAACTGGCATCTTTTCTGGGAGTTGCAAGGGAAACCCTTAGCAGGATTCGCAAACGGAGAATTTCCGGTTAA
- a CDS encoding MmcQ/YjbR family DNA-binding protein — protein sequence MDIETFREYCLQMTAVTEDFPFGPDTLVFKVADKMFALCGLDSPAFTVNLKCDPERIIDLREEYDDIQPGYHMNKNHWNTVNFEGKLPEKFLKELIQHSYDQVVKGLPKKKREELSL from the coding sequence ATGGATATAGAAACTTTTAGAGAATACTGCCTGCAAATGACAGCCGTTACCGAGGATTTTCCTTTCGGTCCGGATACATTAGTCTTTAAGGTAGCAGATAAGATGTTTGCATTGTGTGGGTTAGACAGTCCTGCATTCACTGTTAATCTAAAGTGCGATCCGGAACGGATTATCGATCTGCGGGAAGAGTATGACGATATACAGCCCGGTTATCACATGAATAAAAATCACTGGAATACTGTAAATTTTGAAGGAAAACTTCCTGAAAAATTTTTAAAAGAACTCATTCAGCATTCCTATGACCAGGTCGTAAAAGGTTTACCAAAGAAAAAAAGAGAAGAACTTTCATTATAA
- a CDS encoding sensor histidine kinase has protein sequence MKIIKYKRNSAVQRIIIFILFTFLQTNISGQYYKNTDSLLRILKVAKSDTSRIVVMGKLSKAYFSQNDSARAFTYAYRAHALARQNSFILYKAYADQTINYLHTGLMHKDSTFFYSNKVLAQLKGNNSPQAIKLIVPATNSLAVMYSASGAIRKSTELLISNLPRLEKIKDYKLLSTTQHNIAHSFLDMGEYEKAYSYLQRSFNLLEKYNGEPGLKAHFYLTGATVLYNMDSISRMGEYLDKAKINIDKIDTPMISFGRYYAYRAKYYAKKNRIKEAEAMLNKAFVEYHKFNTKYHYYDVYWAKEEIVVAKGDYVQAREISKDIYQKAIADKYDESALAASKKISEYSRRLGDYKTAYQYLKKYTAYEDSIKREKTIVEVHDLETKYKTSEKEKQIAMLQSERKQALLQNKNQQLLNWLLSVGSVIFLLIIVFLIYLVKNNKKHNAQKLKEVENQQQLKMAQAMLEGEERERERVARDLHDGLGGALSGIKLKLSGQQKKESIPVIDHVILQLEDSINELRNISRNLMPEALLRSGLEVALHDLCISMTREDMLIEFQSAGIHKENPLSSQVNIYRIIQELLSNAIQHSGADKILLQCIQEEKRFYITIEDNGCGFDSGNIQNAKGLGWSNIQNRVNYMKGKMDVDSIIHQGTTINIELNI, from the coding sequence ATGAAAATCATAAAATATAAAAGGAATAGTGCAGTACAAAGGATCATAATTTTTATCCTTTTCACTTTCTTGCAGACAAATATCTCCGGACAATATTATAAAAATACAGATAGTTTACTGCGGATTCTGAAAGTTGCTAAAAGTGACACCTCCAGAATTGTTGTTATGGGCAAACTATCTAAAGCATATTTTTCGCAAAATGATTCTGCCAGGGCTTTTACATATGCTTATAGAGCGCATGCATTAGCCCGCCAGAACTCTTTTATACTTTATAAAGCCTATGCAGACCAAACTATTAATTATTTGCATACGGGGCTTATGCATAAGGACAGTACATTTTTTTACAGCAATAAAGTACTTGCACAACTAAAGGGTAATAATTCTCCACAGGCCATAAAGCTTATTGTTCCGGCAACCAATAGTTTGGCAGTTATGTATTCTGCCAGTGGGGCTATAAGAAAGTCCACAGAACTTCTCATCTCTAATCTTCCCAGATTAGAAAAAATAAAAGATTATAAGCTACTAAGTACTACACAACATAATATTGCCCATAGTTTTCTCGATATGGGAGAATATGAAAAAGCATATTCTTATTTACAGAGAAGTTTCAATTTATTGGAAAAATATAACGGAGAACCTGGCTTAAAAGCACATTTTTATTTAACAGGAGCTACTGTGCTGTATAATATGGATAGCATTAGCAGAATGGGAGAGTATCTTGATAAAGCAAAAATAAATATAGATAAGATAGATACTCCAATGATTAGTTTTGGAAGATATTATGCCTACAGAGCTAAATATTATGCTAAAAAAAATCGAATTAAAGAGGCAGAAGCGATGTTGAATAAAGCCTTTGTAGAATATCATAAATTCAACACAAAGTATCATTATTATGACGTATACTGGGCAAAGGAGGAGATAGTAGTGGCAAAAGGAGATTATGTACAGGCTAGAGAAATTTCAAAAGATATTTATCAAAAAGCTATTGCGGATAAATATGATGAATCGGCTTTAGCTGCTTCTAAAAAGATATCAGAATATTCAAGGCGTCTGGGAGATTATAAAACAGCCTATCAGTATCTGAAAAAGTATACTGCATATGAAGACAGCATCAAACGTGAGAAGACTATAGTAGAAGTGCATGATTTGGAAACTAAATACAAAACTTCTGAAAAAGAAAAACAGATTGCAATGCTTCAGTCAGAAAGAAAACAAGCTCTTTTACAGAATAAGAATCAACAATTATTGAATTGGCTCTTAAGTGTAGGATCTGTTATATTTCTTCTCATTATTGTATTCTTAATTTATTTAGTCAAAAATAATAAAAAGCATAATGCACAGAAGCTGAAGGAAGTGGAAAACCAACAGCAGCTTAAAATGGCTCAGGCTATGCTGGAAGGTGAAGAACGTGAACGTGAACGAGTGGCTCGTGATCTGCATGATGGATTAGGGGGAGCTTTATCCGGAATTAAACTAAAGTTATCCGGACAGCAGAAAAAGGAAAGTATCCCCGTAATAGACCATGTTATCCTACAGTTGGAAGACTCTATAAACGAGCTTAGAAATATCTCGCGAAATCTGATGCCGGAAGCATTGCTAAGATCAGGACTTGAAGTGGCGTTACATGACCTATGTATTTCTATGACAAGAGAGGATATGTTGATAGAGTTTCAGTCGGCCGGGATTCATAAAGAAAATCCGCTTAGCAGCCAGGTTAACATTTATCGTATTATTCAGGAGCTCTTATCCAACGCTATCCAACATAGTGGAGCAGATAAGATTCTTTTACAATGCATCCAGGAAGAAAAACGCTTTTATATAACAATAGAGGATAATGGTTGCGGATTCGATTCCGGTAATATCCAGAATGCAAAAGGGCTGGGATGGAGCAATATCCAAAATCGCGTAAACTACATGAAAGGAAAGATGGATGTAGATTCTATTATTCATCAGGGAACCACAATTAACATAGAACTTAATATTTGA
- a CDS encoding response regulator transcription factor: MKSIIAVVDDHPIVTEGVRSLLEENKAGKHIISFTKGKDLLVYLQQNTIDIILLDIILPDLDGMDLCKAIKEIAPQTIIVGFSNQAERSIILQLLQNGASGYLLKSASADELLNGIKQVLQGEIVLCSEAKKVMAAAQFPEHKRKVLPSITRREKQLLQLLAEGKTTVTIADELFLSRFTVDTYRKNLLQKFEVKNTTELLMLLVQEKLI; this comes from the coding sequence ATGAAAAGTATTATAGCAGTTGTAGACGATCATCCTATTGTTACAGAAGGAGTAAGATCGCTTTTGGAGGAAAATAAAGCTGGTAAACATATTATAAGTTTTACAAAAGGCAAAGATCTGCTTGTTTATCTACAGCAAAATACTATAGATATTATATTACTGGACATAATATTACCCGATCTGGATGGCATGGATCTTTGTAAAGCAATAAAAGAAATCGCTCCACAGACAATTATTGTAGGATTCAGTAATCAGGCAGAAAGAAGTATTATTTTACAACTCTTACAAAACGGAGCTTCGGGTTATTTGTTGAAAAGTGCTTCTGCTGATGAGTTGCTTAATGGAATAAAGCAGGTGCTGCAAGGTGAAATTGTACTGTGTAGTGAAGCAAAAAAAGTTATGGCAGCGGCGCAATTTCCGGAACATAAAAGAAAGGTATTGCCTTCTATCACCCGTCGGGAGAAACAACTTCTTCAGTTGTTGGCAGAAGGAAAGACTACTGTAACTATAGCTGATGAATTGTTTCTTAGTCGTTTTACAGTAGATACCTATCGTAAAAATCTCTTGCAAAAATTTGAAGTGAAAAATACCACAGAACTTTTAATGCTGCTGGTTCAGGAAAAGCTCATTTAA
- a CDS encoding DUF4303 domain-containing protein has product MNFETLKHKIEIATKKAFLEIYDKAGSEGLYAFALYSDEGAMTVCPSANSLKHLEKTPTNDITYYKFEPAEWKYEMQGADQEFNEISTLLREELDKHGDNDDWFLDFQDKLYETCVEVLEKLKQENFFTQITGKEVFLTFTISDYEINSKYIRNLISRLNDNSYKAEFYQWMKSWGTYKPIQELQNLLDSDKTITEQDVYPFAVKPSTRELTYQLLDEYNKTDLFPKEFYTIEKAAESNLVNWLVYPTELNAFPDELEYLQRVSINSDEDDDAFHYEVFRYRINEPHWAAENGWMLGVVGPYYNESLPYDYPAATFSRTDSTTDKVTPEDEALWVHQNIFLQDHS; this is encoded by the coding sequence ATGAATTTTGAAACACTAAAACACAAAATAGAAATTGCTACTAAAAAAGCATTTTTAGAAATTTATGATAAAGCAGGATCGGAAGGTCTTTATGCTTTTGCGCTATACAGTGATGAAGGCGCTATGACTGTTTGTCCTTCTGCCAATTCCCTAAAGCATCTGGAAAAAACTCCTACAAACGATATCACTTATTATAAATTTGAACCAGCAGAATGGAAATATGAAATGCAGGGTGCAGATCAGGAATTTAACGAAATCAGTACCTTACTAAGAGAAGAGCTGGACAAACATGGCGATAATGACGACTGGTTTTTGGATTTTCAAGACAAACTTTATGAAACCTGTGTTGAAGTCCTGGAAAAATTAAAACAGGAAAACTTCTTCACTCAGATTACCGGAAAAGAAGTATTTCTAACATTTACAATTTCTGATTATGAGATTAACAGCAAGTACATCAGAAATCTGATTTCCCGATTAAACGATAATAGTTATAAAGCAGAGTTTTATCAATGGATGAAGTCCTGGGGAACCTACAAGCCTATACAGGAGCTTCAGAATCTTTTGGATAGTGATAAAACGATTACCGAACAGGACGTCTACCCTTTTGCAGTTAAACCTTCTACCCGTGAGCTTACTTACCAGCTTTTGGATGAATACAATAAAACAGATCTGTTTCCAAAGGAATTTTACACCATTGAGAAAGCAGCCGAATCTAATCTGGTTAATTGGCTGGTCTATCCTACCGAACTTAATGCTTTTCCCGACGAATTGGAATACCTGCAACGGGTAAGCATCAATTCAGACGAAGATGATGATGCTTTCCATTATGAAGTTTTCAGATACAGAATAAACGAACCTCACTGGGCTGCCGAAAATGGGTGGATGCTTGGTGTGGTGGGACCTTATTACAACGAAAGTCTACCATACGATTATCCTGCTGCAACTTTTAGCAGAACTGACAGTACAACAGACAAAGTAACTCCGGAGGACGAAGCTCTGTGGGTGCATCAGAATATATTTTTGCAGGATCACAGTTAA